From one Xiphophorus hellerii strain 12219 chromosome 18, Xiphophorus_hellerii-4.1, whole genome shotgun sequence genomic stretch:
- the zbtb44 gene encoding zinc finger and BTB domain-containing protein 44 isoform X2, producing the protein MGVKTFTHSSTSHSQEMLDKLNALRNEGHLCDVTIRVQDKLFLAHKVVLACCSEFFRSKLVGRPEDEEKFVLDLHHVTISGFAPLLEYAYTSTLSISTENIIDVLAAASYMQMFAVASTCSEFMKSSILWSPTNNSSSSNMAVDKAHEAAPESASSHCALTPLDGSVSPVSSDCSLMERNVPICRESRRKRKNFVTMTSPESPLKCTTQMVTTSPQIPNPSPSFSDGPAQAVESSLAFPWTFPFGIDRRFHSDKSKLPESPRCLEAGVPGTSEGVVARRLSDFLTCESSKVVSSPVATEEEDVRVKVERLSDEEVQEASSQPVSASQSSMSDQQTVPGSEQVQEELLISPQSSSIGSMDEGVSESLPSMQSTSNAGGHAEDDERLEGIQYPYHLYISPSARPGTNGPDRPFQCPTCGVRFTRIQNLKQHMLIHSGIKPFQCDRCGKKFTRAYSLKMHRLKHEVISSCPTT; encoded by the exons ATGGGGGTGAAAACCTTCACCCACAGCTCAACCTCCCACAGCCAGGAGATGCTTGACAAGCTGAATGCCTTGCGCAATGAGGGTCACCTCTGTGATGTCACCATCCGGGTCCAGGACAAGCTCTTCCTAGCACACAAGGTGGTCTTGGCATGCTGCAGTGAATTCTTCCGCTCCAAGCTTGTTGGCCGGCCAGAAGACGAGGAAAAGTTTGTGTTGGACCTCCATCACGTGACGATTAGTGGCTTCGCTCCGCTTCTGGAATATGCCTACACCTCCACTCTTTCCATTAGCACAGAGAACATCATCGACGTTCTGGCAGCAGCCAGCTACATGCAGATGTTTGCCGTGGCTAGCACATGTTCCGAGTTCATGAAGTCCAGCATCCTGTGGAGCCCAAcgaacaacagcagcagcagcaacatggCTGTGGATAAGGCGCACGAAGCGGCACCTGAGAGCGCTTCGTCACACTGTGCCCTGACGCCGCTGGATGGCAGTGTGTCCCCCGTGTCGTCCGACTGCAGCCTGATGGAGAGGAATGTTCCCATCTGCCGGGAATCCCGACGAAAACGGAAAAATTTTGTCACAATGACATCGCCGGAAAGCCCACTCAAATGCACTACACAGATGGTCACCACCTCCCCTCAAATCCCCAACCCGTCACCTTCGTTTTCGGATGGCCCGGCCCAGGCGGTGGAGTCTTCCCTGGCCTTTCCCTGGACTTTCCCCTTCGGCATCGACCGAAGGTTTCACTCGGACAAATCTAAGCTGCCGGAGAGCCCCCGCTGTTTGGAGGCAGGTGTCCCCGGGACCTCGGAGGGCGTGGTTGCCCGCCGGCTCAGTGACTTCCTGACATGCGAGAGCTCCAAAGTGGTGTCATCGCCGGTGGCTACAGAGGAGGAGGACGTGAGGGTGAAGGTAGAGCGACTCAGTGACGAGGAGGTTCAGGAGGCATCGTCCCAACCCGTCAGCGCCTCTCAGAGCTCTATGAGCGACCAGCAGACGGTGCCGGGGAGCGAGCAGGTCCAGGAAGAGCTTCTTATCAGTCCACAGTCCTCTTCTATAG GATCAATGGATGAAGGTGTGTCAGAAAGCCTGCCTTCCATGCAGAGCACCTCTAACGCTGGAGGACACGCAGAAGATGATGAGAG gcTGGAAGGTATTCAGTATCCATACCACCTCTATATAAGCCCATCGGCTCGACCTGGCACCAATGGCCCAGACCGGCCTTTTCAATGCCCAACTTGTGGAGTCAGATTCACACGCATTCAAAACCTGAAACAGCATATGCTCATACACTCCG